A single Pseudomonas putida DNA region contains:
- a CDS encoding efflux transporter outer membrane subunit, with product MKLRGAGLLLFLMLAGCMVGPNYQRPELALPQGFKEGTQWQRAAANPQGALASRWWLAFGDPQLNNLVEQSARANQSIVAAEAAWRQAKAQVDISRAGLWPTVTAGLTMSRGVDGGGAGLSQGTGSGVQQTVSATLGASWEPDLWGQVRRTIESNQALADVSDAQLAGVRLSIASSVASNYLGLRQLDLDIGLLEQQQQLNQQLLDMTQASFLQGTASNDQLLVAQDQLSTVVVSLQTAQRSREQFEHALAVLVGQAPAQFNVAPRADYDFVVPHPPLSLPSALLQRRPDVIAAERTAAAANARIGVAEAAFFPNLDLTAEVGFRGSALGGLFSTANRIWSLGPALSATLFDGGAREAALRQAYAGYDQDVANYRGTVLAALQNVEDNLSALNHLQRQADTFGQIHQRNQQLFASQQSQQRAGVASQQAVLTQQLLLLQSEQSLRDAQGQQSQASVALIQSLGGGWAP from the coding sequence ATGAAGCTGCGCGGCGCGGGCCTGTTGCTGTTCCTGATGCTTGCCGGCTGCATGGTCGGCCCGAACTACCAGCGCCCTGAGCTGGCGCTGCCGCAAGGCTTCAAGGAGGGCACCCAGTGGCAGCGCGCCGCAGCCAACCCGCAAGGGGCGCTGGCAAGCCGCTGGTGGCTGGCCTTTGGCGACCCCCAGCTGAACAACCTGGTCGAGCAGTCGGCGCGAGCCAACCAGTCGATCGTCGCTGCCGAAGCCGCCTGGCGCCAGGCCAAGGCCCAGGTCGACATCAGCCGTGCCGGGCTGTGGCCGACGGTCACTGCCGGGTTGACCATGAGCCGTGGCGTCGATGGTGGTGGTGCGGGCCTGTCCCAAGGCACCGGCAGCGGTGTGCAGCAGACCGTCAGCGCTACGCTGGGGGCAAGCTGGGAACCTGATCTGTGGGGGCAGGTGCGGCGCACCATCGAGTCCAACCAGGCCCTGGCCGATGTGTCGGATGCCCAGCTGGCTGGGGTGCGCCTGTCGATCGCCAGCAGCGTGGCGAGCAATTACCTGGGCTTGCGCCAGCTGGACCTGGACATTGGCCTGCTCGAACAGCAACAGCAGCTCAACCAGCAATTGCTGGACATGACCCAGGCCAGCTTCCTCCAGGGCACGGCGTCCAACGATCAGCTGCTGGTGGCCCAGGACCAGCTGAGTACCGTGGTCGTCAGCCTGCAGACCGCCCAGCGCAGCCGCGAGCAGTTCGAGCATGCCCTGGCCGTGCTGGTCGGCCAGGCTCCGGCACAGTTCAACGTGGCGCCCAGGGCCGATTACGATTTTGTCGTGCCGCACCCGCCCTTGAGCCTGCCTTCAGCGCTGTTGCAGCGGCGGCCCGATGTGATCGCCGCCGAGCGCACTGCGGCGGCGGCCAATGCCCGGATTGGCGTGGCTGAAGCGGCGTTTTTCCCGAACCTGGACCTTACCGCCGAAGTCGGTTTCCGTGGCAGCGCCCTGGGCGGACTGTTCAGCACCGCCAACCGCATCTGGAGCCTGGGGCCTGCGCTGTCGGCGACGCTGTTCGACGGTGGCGCCCGCGAGGCGGCCTTGCGCCAGGCATACGCCGGCTACGACCAGGACGTGGCCAACTACCGTGGCACGGTGCTGGCGGCGTTGCAGAATGTCGAGGACAACCTGTCGGCGCTCAACCACCTGCAACGCCAGGCGGACACCTTTGGCCAGATCCACCAGCGCAACCAGCAGCTGTTTGCCAGCCAGCAGTCCCAGCAGCGCGCCGGGGTGGCCAGCCAGCAGGCGGTGCTGACCCAGCAGTTGCTGCTGTTGCAGAGCGAGCAGAGCCTGCGCGATGCCCAGGGCCAGCAGAGCCAGGCCAGCGTGGCGCTGATCCAGAGCCTGGGGGGTGGCTGGGCACCCTGA
- a CDS encoding efflux RND transporter permease subunit produces the protein MNLSAPFIQRPVATALLALGLALFGSLAFTLLPVAPLPEVDFPTISVRASLPGADPYTVATSVATPLERQFGQIAGVTQMTSASTLGATRINLQFDLDRNIDGAARDVQAAINAARSNLPSDLTGNPTYRKVNPADSPILIIGLTSDSATPGQMYDVASTLLEQRLLQTRGVGDVTVGGGALPAVRVELNPDRLNHYGVSLEQVRSTIANANVNLPKGVVDLGAQSHVLAANDQLYTPADYAPLVVKQVAGSLVRIADLGQVREDVEDLRNFGLFNGKPAVLLVLFKQPGANVIDTVDAVKAQLPLLQASIPATIKLSVLMDRSTTIRASLRDVEITLLAAILLVTLVTYGFFRDWRSTLVPATVVPLSLLGTFGAMYFLGYSLNNLSLMALTIATGFVVDDAIVVVENIMRHLERGVPRHRAALQGAGEVGFTVLSISVSLVAVFIPLLLMGGIVGRLFREFSVTLSLSIVISMLVSLTVTPVLASVLLRPPRHPTDAHTPDSRLHRFYDRSLAWAIDHSRLMGLLTLLVLVLAVVLYAVVPKGFFPQEDSGRLSGSILASQSVSYAAMQADFREINRQVVSNPNVATVGGFVGGGGGGGSGAINSAQLFVALKPKGERQATVDQVIAQIRHTLGAMPGTRLYLQSAQDITVGGRQSGAQFQYTLTADDQDTLDLWVPKVVEVLRGLPQLTDVNTDQQNASLMTHLQVNRDAAARLGVSMSAVDQTLYDAFGQRQVSTLYRAANQYHVVMGLAPSYWTDPAALKAIYLPSRQPGEPLVPLMAVASQLLERTAIAINHQGTFPAVTASFNLAPGVSIGQATALVDNAVAQLRMPASVVGEFAGTAQVFKASLAGEPLLIAAALLAVYIVLGILYENLVHPLTILSTLPSAGVGALVALLLTGTELSIIALVGMILLIGIVKKNAIMMIDFALHERRVEGSDARAAIRRACLVRVRPILMTTLAATLGALPLVLGNGYGAELRRPLGISIIGGLLFSQLLTLYSTPVVYLWLDRLGGKAKEQGT, from the coding sequence ATGAACCTCAGCGCGCCGTTCATCCAGCGCCCGGTGGCCACGGCGCTGCTGGCCCTGGGCCTGGCCCTGTTCGGCAGCCTGGCCTTCACCTTGCTGCCGGTGGCGCCGTTGCCGGAGGTGGACTTCCCGACCATCAGCGTGCGCGCATCGTTGCCGGGTGCCGACCCTTATACCGTGGCCACTTCGGTGGCCACGCCGCTGGAGCGCCAGTTCGGGCAGATCGCCGGGGTGACCCAGATGACCTCGGCCAGCACCCTGGGGGCAACCCGCATCAACCTGCAGTTCGACCTCGACCGCAACATCGACGGCGCGGCCCGCGATGTGCAAGCGGCGATCAACGCGGCGCGCAGCAACCTGCCCAGTGACCTGACTGGCAACCCTACCTACCGCAAGGTCAACCCGGCCGATTCACCGATCCTGATCATTGGCCTGACCTCGGACAGCGCCACCCCGGGGCAGATGTACGATGTGGCCTCGACCCTGCTGGAGCAGCGCCTGCTGCAGACCCGCGGAGTCGGCGACGTGACGGTAGGGGGCGGGGCTTTGCCGGCGGTGCGGGTGGAGCTCAACCCAGACCGCCTCAACCACTACGGCGTGAGCCTGGAGCAGGTGCGTTCGACCATTGCCAACGCCAACGTCAACCTGCCCAAAGGCGTGGTCGACCTTGGCGCGCAAAGCCATGTGCTGGCGGCCAATGACCAGCTGTACACCCCCGCCGATTACGCGCCGCTGGTGGTCAAGCAGGTCGCGGGCAGCCTGGTGCGCATCGCCGACCTCGGCCAGGTGCGCGAAGACGTCGAGGACCTGCGAAACTTCGGCCTGTTCAATGGCAAACCGGCGGTGCTGCTGGTGCTGTTCAAGCAGCCGGGGGCCAACGTCATCGACACGGTGGACGCCGTCAAGGCGCAGCTGCCGTTGCTGCAGGCCTCGATACCGGCAACCATCAAGTTGAGCGTGCTGATGGACCGCAGCACCACCATCCGTGCCTCGTTGCGGGATGTGGAAATCACCCTGTTGGCGGCGATCCTGCTGGTGACCCTGGTCACTTACGGGTTTTTCCGCGATTGGCGCAGCACCCTGGTACCTGCCACCGTCGTGCCGCTGTCGCTGTTGGGTACCTTCGGCGCCATGTATTTTCTGGGTTACAGCCTGAACAACCTGTCGCTGATGGCGCTGACCATTGCCACCGGTTTCGTGGTGGACGATGCCATCGTCGTGGTGGAGAACATCATGCGCCACCTGGAGCGCGGCGTGCCGAGGCACCGGGCCGCGCTGCAGGGGGCGGGTGAAGTCGGCTTCACGGTGCTGAGCATCAGTGTGTCGCTGGTGGCGGTGTTCATCCCGCTGCTGCTGATGGGCGGGATCGTGGGCCGGCTGTTTCGCGAGTTCTCCGTGACTCTGTCGTTGTCGATCGTCATCTCCATGCTGGTCTCGCTGACGGTCACCCCGGTGCTGGCCAGCGTGCTGCTGCGCCCGCCACGGCACCCCACTGATGCGCACACGCCGGACTCGCGCTTGCATCGCTTCTATGATCGCAGCCTGGCCTGGGCCATCGACCATTCGCGGCTGATGGGCCTGCTGACCCTGCTGGTGCTGGTGCTGGCCGTAGTGCTTTACGCCGTGGTGCCCAAGGGCTTCTTCCCGCAGGAAGACAGCGGGCGCCTGAGCGGTAGCATCCTCGCTTCGCAGAGTGTGTCGTATGCGGCGATGCAGGCGGACTTTCGCGAGATCAACCGCCAGGTGGTGAGCAACCCCAACGTTGCCACCGTGGGCGGTTTCGTCGGTGGCGGTGGTGGCGGTGGCTCCGGTGCAATCAACAGTGCCCAGCTGTTCGTGGCCCTGAAGCCCAAGGGCGAGCGGCAGGCCACGGTCGACCAGGTCATCGCACAGATACGCCACACCCTGGGGGCGATGCCAGGCACGCGGCTGTACCTGCAGTCGGCGCAGGACATCACCGTCGGTGGCCGGCAAAGTGGGGCGCAGTTCCAGTACACCCTGACCGCTGACGACCAGGATACGCTCGACCTGTGGGTGCCCAAGGTGGTGGAGGTGCTGCGTGGCTTGCCGCAGCTCACCGACGTCAACACCGACCAGCAGAACGCCAGCCTGATGACCCACCTGCAGGTCAACCGGGATGCCGCCGCGCGGCTGGGCGTGAGCATGTCGGCCGTGGACCAGACCCTGTACGACGCGTTTGGCCAGCGCCAGGTGTCGACGCTGTACCGGGCTGCCAACCAGTATCACGTGGTCATGGGCCTGGCGCCGTCCTACTGGACCGACCCTGCGGCACTCAAGGCCATCTACTTGCCCAGCCGCCAGCCAGGCGAGCCGCTGGTGCCGCTGATGGCGGTGGCCAGCCAGTTGCTGGAGCGCACGGCCATCGCCATCAACCACCAGGGTACCTTTCCGGCGGTGACCGCCTCGTTCAACCTGGCCCCCGGGGTGTCCATCGGCCAGGCCACGGCGCTGGTCGATAACGCTGTGGCGCAGTTGCGCATGCCGGCCAGCGTAGTCGGTGAGTTCGCCGGCACCGCGCAGGTGTTCAAGGCGTCGCTGGCCGGCGAGCCGCTGCTGATCGCCGCAGCGTTGCTGGCGGTGTACATCGTGCTTGGCATCCTCTACGAGAACCTGGTGCACCCGCTGACCATCCTCTCGACCTTGCCTTCTGCCGGGGTCGGCGCCCTGGTGGCGTTGCTGCTGACCGGAACCGAGCTGTCGATCATCGCCCTGGTGGGGATGATCCTGCTGATCGGCATCGTCAAGAAGAACGCGATCATGATGATCGACTTTGCCCTCCATGAACGGCGCGTCGAGGGCAGCGACGCCCGTGCTGCCATCCGCCGGGCGTGCCTGGTGCGGGTGCGGCCTATCCTGATGACCACCCTGGCGGCCACATTGGGTGCGTTGCCATTGGTGCTGGGCAATGGCTATGGCGCGGAGCTGCGGCGGCCGCTGGGCATTTCGATCATCGGCGGGTTGCTGTTCAGCCAACTGCTGACGCTGTACAGCACGCCGGTGGTCTACCTGTGGCTGGACCGCCTGGGCGGCAAGGCCAAGGAGCAAGGCACATGA